A single region of the Oryzias latipes chromosome 21, ASM223467v1 genome encodes:
- the LOC101160696 gene encoding protein FAM124A isoform X1, whose amino-acid sequence MEKTSAEDDCVDSGAETGGSDYSPLSSTSSGGELSMGELQDPFLVSIHLIADPGQGKFLQRAADAVLSWVHPELQLFRVSERASPSQRPRQKPHQSGPSAAYQPAMAVILFLQEAYGGEEHILMLHHTLQRPPWRYHHTEKVSNGRQMLPLTPCSQDFFTLAPGTPLWAVRQVHYGKEIVRFTIYCLHENYMDMVRLYKLLLQRRVAQKKEDFCFFVVYSNPDMEIQLSFKRLPRGHSPVVLESAVMEVRVRDVGELVPLLPHPCSPISEVRWQTEDYDGNKILLQVQGAYLRHRQDPCHISSIAPETASAPASQKIRRHHQRVLCRPRVHHNFHKSLPPGGDEQDEQAQWPDLHCFDNQRSQWRGHRSSSLFSLPNLGSASSHSNCSSPGPSSTPHTKSHSLKRSPSLVPPFRLNVDALVGAEETDVDTGVKVNLGSCADLSVVSAYIESSQAQTPRPLSAPPEDIGPPPSPVIPHNKYKSATLGRIPNGPSIKSTPPALLGLHPQNTSLSPSAAPSSSEISMNESDSCSIVSAPADEPAKIEEDQEFYI is encoded by the exons GTGGAGGCGAGTTATCCATGGGTGAGCTCCAGGACCCGTTCCTCGTCAGCATTCACCTCATTGCCGACCCCGGTCAAGGCAAGTTTCTGCAGCGGGCTGCTGATGCCGTGCTGTCGTGGGTTCACCCCGAGCTGCAGCTCTTCAGAGTTTCCGAACGGGCCTCTCCTTCCCAGCGGCCGCGGCAGAAGCCCCATCAGAGCGGCCCGTCTGCAGCCTATCAGCCAGCCATGGCggtcatcctcttcctccaagAGGCCTACGGCGGTGAAGAGCACATACTGATGCTGCACCACACTTTGCAGAGGCCACCTTGGCGTTACCACCACACTGAAAAGGTCAGCAATGGCCGCCAAATGCTGCCACTGACCCCTTGCAGTCAGGACTTTTTCACTCTTGCTCCAGGAACACCACTCTGGGCTGTGAGGCAGGTTCACTACGGCAAGGAAATCGTGAGGTTTACAATTTACTGTCTTCATGAAAACTACATGGACATGGTTCGGCTCTACAAGCTCCTGCTTCAGCGACGGGTGGCGCAGAAGAAGGAGGACTTCTGCTTCTTTGTGGTGTACTCCAACCCTGACATGGAAATCCAGCTGTCATTCAAGAGGCTCCCCCGAGGCCACAGTCCTGTGGTGCTGGAGTCAGCTGTGATGGAGGTGAGGGTACGGGACGTTGGGGAACTGGTGCCCCTGCTGCCACACCCCTGCAGCCCCATCAGTGAGGTCCGCTGGCAGACCGAAGACTATGATGGAAACAAGATCCTGTTGCAG GTCCAAGGTGCATACCTCAGACACAGACAGGATCCCTGCCACATATCATCCATCGCCCCAGAAACGGCCTCCGCCCCAGCCTCCCAAAAGATCCGCCGTCACCACCAGAGGGTGCTGTGCAGGCCCAGAGTCCACCATAACTTCCACAAGTCTTTGCCTCCTGGCGGCGATGAGCAGGACGAGCAGGCGCAGTGGCCTGACCTGCACTGTTTTGACAACCAGAGGTCACAGTGGAGGGGTCACCGCTCCAGCTCCCTCTTCTCGCTCCCCAACCTGGGCTCAGCCAGCTCCCACTCCAACTGCTCCTCTCCGGGCCCTTCCTCCACACCCCACACAAAGAGCCACTCCCtcaaaagaagcccctccctcgTACCACCGTTCCGTCTCAACGTGGACGCTCTGGTCGGGGCAGAAGAGACAGATGTGGACACGGGGGTCAAAGTGAACCTTGGTAGCTGCGCGGATCTTTCCGTGGTGTCCGCATACATTGAGTCCAGCCAGGCTCAGACGCCTCGACCATTATCGGCCCCGCCAGAGGACATCGGACCCCCCCCTTCTCCTGTCATCCCGCACAACAAATACAAATCGGCCACACTGGGACGAATTCCTAACGGCCCATCCATCAAAAGCACTCCCCCTGCTCTGCTGGGGTTACATCCACAAAACACCAGCCTAAGCCCAAGTGCTGCTCCGTCCTCAAGTGAGATTTCCATGAACGAGTCGGACAGCTGCAGCATCGTCAGCGCGCCTGCTGATGAGCCAGCAAAGATTGAAGAAGACCAGGAATTCTACATTTGA
- the LOC101160696 gene encoding protein FAM124A isoform X2 has translation MEKTSAEDDCVDSGAETGGSDYSPLSSTSSELSMGELQDPFLVSIHLIADPGQGKFLQRAADAVLSWVHPELQLFRVSERASPSQRPRQKPHQSGPSAAYQPAMAVILFLQEAYGGEEHILMLHHTLQRPPWRYHHTEKVSNGRQMLPLTPCSQDFFTLAPGTPLWAVRQVHYGKEIVRFTIYCLHENYMDMVRLYKLLLQRRVAQKKEDFCFFVVYSNPDMEIQLSFKRLPRGHSPVVLESAVMEVRVRDVGELVPLLPHPCSPISEVRWQTEDYDGNKILLQVQGAYLRHRQDPCHISSIAPETASAPASQKIRRHHQRVLCRPRVHHNFHKSLPPGGDEQDEQAQWPDLHCFDNQRSQWRGHRSSSLFSLPNLGSASSHSNCSSPGPSSTPHTKSHSLKRSPSLVPPFRLNVDALVGAEETDVDTGVKVNLGSCADLSVVSAYIESSQAQTPRPLSAPPEDIGPPPSPVIPHNKYKSATLGRIPNGPSIKSTPPALLGLHPQNTSLSPSAAPSSSEISMNESDSCSIVSAPADEPAKIEEDQEFYI, from the exons GCGAGTTATCCATGGGTGAGCTCCAGGACCCGTTCCTCGTCAGCATTCACCTCATTGCCGACCCCGGTCAAGGCAAGTTTCTGCAGCGGGCTGCTGATGCCGTGCTGTCGTGGGTTCACCCCGAGCTGCAGCTCTTCAGAGTTTCCGAACGGGCCTCTCCTTCCCAGCGGCCGCGGCAGAAGCCCCATCAGAGCGGCCCGTCTGCAGCCTATCAGCCAGCCATGGCggtcatcctcttcctccaagAGGCCTACGGCGGTGAAGAGCACATACTGATGCTGCACCACACTTTGCAGAGGCCACCTTGGCGTTACCACCACACTGAAAAGGTCAGCAATGGCCGCCAAATGCTGCCACTGACCCCTTGCAGTCAGGACTTTTTCACTCTTGCTCCAGGAACACCACTCTGGGCTGTGAGGCAGGTTCACTACGGCAAGGAAATCGTGAGGTTTACAATTTACTGTCTTCATGAAAACTACATGGACATGGTTCGGCTCTACAAGCTCCTGCTTCAGCGACGGGTGGCGCAGAAGAAGGAGGACTTCTGCTTCTTTGTGGTGTACTCCAACCCTGACATGGAAATCCAGCTGTCATTCAAGAGGCTCCCCCGAGGCCACAGTCCTGTGGTGCTGGAGTCAGCTGTGATGGAGGTGAGGGTACGGGACGTTGGGGAACTGGTGCCCCTGCTGCCACACCCCTGCAGCCCCATCAGTGAGGTCCGCTGGCAGACCGAAGACTATGATGGAAACAAGATCCTGTTGCAG GTCCAAGGTGCATACCTCAGACACAGACAGGATCCCTGCCACATATCATCCATCGCCCCAGAAACGGCCTCCGCCCCAGCCTCCCAAAAGATCCGCCGTCACCACCAGAGGGTGCTGTGCAGGCCCAGAGTCCACCATAACTTCCACAAGTCTTTGCCTCCTGGCGGCGATGAGCAGGACGAGCAGGCGCAGTGGCCTGACCTGCACTGTTTTGACAACCAGAGGTCACAGTGGAGGGGTCACCGCTCCAGCTCCCTCTTCTCGCTCCCCAACCTGGGCTCAGCCAGCTCCCACTCCAACTGCTCCTCTCCGGGCCCTTCCTCCACACCCCACACAAAGAGCCACTCCCtcaaaagaagcccctccctcgTACCACCGTTCCGTCTCAACGTGGACGCTCTGGTCGGGGCAGAAGAGACAGATGTGGACACGGGGGTCAAAGTGAACCTTGGTAGCTGCGCGGATCTTTCCGTGGTGTCCGCATACATTGAGTCCAGCCAGGCTCAGACGCCTCGACCATTATCGGCCCCGCCAGAGGACATCGGACCCCCCCCTTCTCCTGTCATCCCGCACAACAAATACAAATCGGCCACACTGGGACGAATTCCTAACGGCCCATCCATCAAAAGCACTCCCCCTGCTCTGCTGGGGTTACATCCACAAAACACCAGCCTAAGCCCAAGTGCTGCTCCGTCCTCAAGTGAGATTTCCATGAACGAGTCGGACAGCTGCAGCATCGTCAGCGCGCCTGCTGATGAGCCAGCAAAGATTGAAGAAGACCAGGAATTCTACATTTGA